From Bombina bombina isolate aBomBom1 chromosome 1, aBomBom1.pri, whole genome shotgun sequence:
TTTCCCAGCTTTTTAAACAATCACACTTTGAGGATTCATCACAACAAAGGACTACTACATTATCGATTGATTAACTTTTGGTTTTTACTGACAGAATACCCCCTTATATAGATATTttcaaaaacacaatttttcaaTACACAATTTTTTCCTTCACGTATTACAGTTTTTTATGGATAATTTTTTATGGATATATTTTTCACaccattaataatttttattttttttattttttatttatccacaactaTCCCacatgttttcaaatttttcactaactttggaaAGGAACTCACTATCCCTCAAGGATTTATTGTCATCTATCCCTTCACATTGGATTAGGAAGAAAATCTTTAATCGGACAGTCTCAATTGGACTACTAATTTAACATTTGAACATACAGGATTAACATATTGTATTGTCCCAACTAGTTAttaattacatggatccatgtttttaattttatttaattgtattcatttactaatgtatttttaattgtatCTATTTTTAACTGTGTCTATTTGTTGGTTAAATAAATGTCACAATTTTAAGTATATATCCTTAGCCTTGTTTATTAGGCGCTCCTTGGATCTTGATTATTTTGTCTTGGATATTAGAAAAGGCCACAAAGtaatttaactatgcatttacaagTTGTCTTTCaatcccattaaataaacccatgaTCCAGTAGTCAAGTCCAGTAGTAAGTATGTTTTAATATGGTGAGTGTTGTGagtgatttaaaaaaattatcatatTTTATTCTGATGCTAAATCAATTGAAGTCCAAAAACTGTTGTACATTGGGTTTGTATGTACTCCCCACAACACATTTTAagaattattaaataattttcttgaaatgttaaaaaaaatgattcactatttcattttgatttataaaaatcaaaatgaaaaaagttataaaaatgcttatatttgtGAAATGCTATTGTTCCAAAGCAAGCCATTTAATTTTCACTGTCATATTCAAGTTTTATGTTAATGTTGAGTTTATATTTTAGATCACTTTCTATGAAGATAAGAATTTTCAAGGTCGTCACTATGAGTGTAATGGTGAATGCCCTGACTTTCACACTTATTTAACTGGTTGCAACTCTGTCAAAGTGGAAGGTGGACCATGGGTTATATATGAGCGCCCCAATTATAGTGGCATCATGTATGTGTTGACTTCGGGGGATTATCCAAACTACCAGAAATGGATGGGTCTTAATGATCGCATCAGTTCCTGCAAGGCTATCCATGTAGTAAGTATTCAAATATTAGTTTTATAATTTATCTTTTTATGTGATACAAATAAGTGTATTTACAAGGTATAGAAGAAAAAGCAGTAAACTAGTAATATTTAGATCATAAAATATTTAGGCACACAAGAGGTAAATCATAATTATGGCTATAGAAAAAGAGGAAAACGCTGCactctctgttttttattttttttattttattgcaatatcAGAAAAATTACATTATGACAAGCAAACAAAGTTTGGGTCTTCGCATACATAGTTGAATTCAACATGGTATATCCATTTTGTAGCATTTGCAATACATAACATTGATAGTACAACTCTAATTGTGAAAAGATAAAATTACAAAACAGTGAAACATATCCAATACTAACTACCAATGAAATAATATAACAAAAGAGAGGCAACATTATAACAGAGACCTTGGAATTATAAAAAAGCAATCACATTATTCTAATtgctttatatatttaaacttttgtgATAGTACAGTGTAATATGTCTTAATATTACATGTATCACAAAATAATATATACTAACTTAAAATTTCTTCCAAAAATTATTCTTAACGAAAATGAGATATACCTTAACTTTCATTAAGGTAAAAAACCCAACCTCTCACTGGTTAACACTCCTTCGaggagagcacaagagggggaaaAAGGAAGGGGATGTGACCCCAAACTAAatactctctctcttttcctccaccCATTTacacttaaaatatattttatactgtgtTAAAAAATATGGTTAATAAACTGAGACTTATATAACAGGGCCAAAAAATGCTTTTGATGGTTTTTTAATAAAGGAAAACCATTTTTTACAGAATTTCTTAAGATTATTTTCTGTAGACATACTAGCATCATATTGTTCTATAATAGCCAGTTTATGCATTAGTTGTATAAGTTGTGTAGTACTTGCTTCTCTATGACATTTCCATTTGTAAGACTTAATTCTCTactcataggggtctatttatgtaggtgcagacagacatgatccgctatagagaaacatgtccaccgcacattaataaatgcagacagcatacgctgtctgcatttatcattgtaccagcagttctggtaaactgctggtgcaatatcgccccctgaagatttgcggccaatcgtctgctagcggggggtgtcaagtaacccaattgtattcgatcgggctgattgctgtccgccatctcagaggtggtggacaagttaaggggcagcggtcttaggaccgctgcttcttaacttccgcttcagtcggtaCTGAaacggagagggtcggaagcagcatccgcagcttcataaatagacccccttaTCTTGTCTACATTTGTctccaaaaagaagaaaaataaaattttctcaAGGATAATTCTGTCTTTTAAGATCTTATTTCCCAATAACTATCTCTATGCCAGAACTTCTATATTTTTGGACAGTTCCAAAACTTGACTGAGATCAGCCATGGGAGAATTACATTGTGGACAATTAATAACTTGCTGCATATAAAAACTATTAATTTTAGCATTTAGGTGATGTAGAAACGATTAATTAGTTTAAGATGTGAATCCCGGCTAGCGGTTGCAATTGTCGCTTTTGCATACTCTGCATAAGATCTTTAGTATCCAGAGTTTCTACGTCTTGTTGCCAATTGTCTactattttttgcaaaaaaattgaTGATTGTAGACGCAAGTTATACCAAAATTTAAGTGGTTACCTGCCTTATATCTTATAAGACCTGTTTTGATCCCTATATGCTCCCATTCAAAATTAAAAATTTTAGTAACTTTTAGAAACTAGTGTCTAACTTGTAGATAAGCAAAGTCTGTATTTACCAAATTAAACTTGTATTCAAGATCCTCAAAAgaaattttgattttgatttttgttttattttaagtttaatgaAATATGTGCATGATACATGTTTACCAATCTGAGTCTCTGTATGCTACCTCCAAAACCAACTACATTGCAAAGCGACAGAATATGGGGTTATAAtataaagcatattttttatataGACATTTTGTTGGAACCAAATTGCTCTATTCCTATTTTCAGTTGCATGTGTCTTTAACATCTttgaataaaatgtaaatataaaacctGCATTTtcataaaaacaattgtttttttaatcttttactgTAATTTACTTAAAAGAATGTAAAAATGTAATCTGCTTTCAATCTTTTCTAGCCTGCAGGAGCACAGTACAAGATACAAATATTTGATAGGAATGACTTTGAAGGCCAGATGTTTGAATGTACAGAAGACTGTCCAGCTGTAATGCAAAAATTCCATATCAGAGAGATTCACTCCTGCAAAGTGTTGGATGGGGTGTGGGTATTTTATGAGCACCCAAACTACAAAGGTAGACAGTACCTTATAGAAAAAAGAGAATTCCATAAACCAGCTGAATGGGGAGCAGTCTGCCCAGGGGTTCAATCTCTTCGTCGCATTGTGGAGTAAGAAAAAAATATCCAAGCtggtgtaatttatttattgtaaatgGCACGATAACAATAAAAACTTGTGTGGTAAAAATAATTTGCATCTTTGTCTGGTATTTTTTCACGTTTTTGTTTAGTAAACATAGGCAtctaataaaaatgtgtttaactaTTTCTCTATGCTAGAGCTGTTTGGCCCTCATTGGATTTGAGACTATTTATTGAATACCCTGCCTACCAACAAGCTTACCCATTCTTACCcattcatctatctatccattCATCTATAATATTATCTGTTTCCTGCATATTATTAGGCATTATTATATAATGTGAAAAGGATAAGTGTTGCCCTGTATTGGTGCATGGGTACTGTGTGTTTACCCAGTATTGGTGCCCAGGGTGACCAAAGCATACACAGGTTCCTGTAATTTATTTGAGAACTGACACGTCCTGTGCAGTCCGCAATCACCTCCCCACATGATGTCCCTGCCCACTCTGCCCAGCCCAGCCTTCGGTGAACATGACTGTGGGCACTCACACTCAAAAGCCATGGTGTTCTTGATGCTGCAGCCAAGGCTGTTATCTGTGTCTGGGAATAACTGAAATGGATGCCAGGGCATAGTGGTGTAGTGCAGACAGGTGAAGCTTCAGTACCACCGGGAAGCAGCGAGGGGGGGGGCACTGTCTTATAAATTTTGTCAGAGGAGAGGCCAACCTCTTAAGACTTTTAAACTCCCTAAGATAGAGAATCAATTGCAATTTACTTTTGTTAGGTAAGTGCATTCAAATAATTTGTGATGATCTGAATGATCCGAATATGGAAGAAGGTGGCAGCCGTGAAAGTGCTACACActaggatctggatttgcacagatcataGTGTGTTGCACATTCACAAGAAGGAATACAGCTCTTGTGGATTGTTCCGCATTTGGATCATAACAAATGCctaaattctattatctaattttcctcattctcttggtatctgttgaagaaacagcaatgcacatgggtgagctaataacatgagacatatatgtgcagccaccaatcagcagctcctgagcctacttaggtatgcttttcaacaacagataccaagagaacaaaacaaatgagataatagaagtaaattggaaaaaaaattcaaaactgCATGCATCTTTctgaggccctgatgatcaaaagtgccacAAGGCAGCGAAATCGTTAAAAGGGATCTGTTGTGATTTTCCGAAAgccagtgaaatattcaaaaggggctgacagtactgtttaaaggcagcatcacaaAGAGGtgttttaccatacatttcagtgggtaCCAATGCTTCAATGATACTGACAACATtttcaaagcagcattgccacctacataaaagatgtaatgtaaattattcctttacacagtactgtatgacaatacaatttacatgtgtcaacagaaactcagcCCATGTTCTTATAATACAATAGTGATATCAATAATATACCTATAGGAGCAGTGGGATTGGGGGTATATGATATATTTATCTacaatgtttaatgtatatgtatagtatagtgaAGAATATTTATGTAAACTTTAAGCGTGAATGTGAAAAACTTTTATTTtgtccttattattattatcgattatttgtagagcgccaacagattccacagcgctgtaaacataggggGAATACAAGgagacatttatagggatcaaacagatagagggccctgccatgagtcgcactgttgtagtcagctcttaagaaggtgatctacaaacagctggactcttaggcttacatgcaaagggggttcaagggtatagcaatggaggagaggaactggtataaagaaaggttagtgtagattgtatgcatccctgaacaatagagtctttagggaacgcttgaagctttcaaaactagtggagagtcttgtggagcaaggcagagacttccacaagatgggagccagtctggagaagtcatgtaaatgggaatgtgaggaggtaacaagagaggaggagagtatctGGAAATAAAGTTTGAGATATAGGGAAGGAGCAGTGaatttgagggctttgtatgtcagaatgagacttttgtgtttaatcctggaggcaaaaggaagccagtgaagggattggcagagaggtgcagctgatgaagagcaacgtgtaaggaagatgagcctggctgaggcattctttatggattgtaaaggagctaggcaggcagctggggagaccagagaggacagagttgcagtaatcgaggctgaAAAGAATGGATGAGAGAGTAGATAaaaatcttagttttgtcttgtgtaaggaaatgtctaattttagagatgtttttaaggtggaagcagcaggatttagtcaaggactgaatgggaggaatgaaagaaagatctgagtcaagtgtgaccccaagacattgggcatgcggggtaggggtaatgatggagttgtcaacagttatagagagattgggggtggagattttggaaggggggggggggaaataaggagatcagttttggagagatttagcttgaggtagtaagaggacatccaggaagagatgtgagaaagacagtaagtgacacgggttagcaaggaaggagatagatctggtgcagagaagtagagttgggtgttgtcggcatacaaatgatattggaaccagtgggactttattaggaaacctaatgatgacatgtagattgagaagagaaggggaccgaggacagagccttgcagtaccctgaGAGAAAGTGgttacggggcagaggaggccccagagaaggctacactaaaggtacggtttgacaggtaggaagagaaccacgagagggctgtgtcacaaatgcagaaggattggagagtttggagcacaagagggtggtcaacagtatcaaaggctgtggacagatcaaggaggataagcagagagaagtggccttttgattttgctgtaagtgggTCGtaggtaaccttaacgattgctgtctctgtggagtgatggggacgaaatttagattgcagtgggtcaaggagggagtttaatgtaaggaaatgggataggcgtgcatatactagtttttcgagaagcttttaggcaagagggagtagggaatagggcggtagttggatggggaggttggatcgagagaaggttttttgaggataggtgtgaccagtgcatgtttcagagataagggaaatataccagtgctaaagatgaggttgaaaatgtgtgtatttatatgggtaagggaggaagagagggaggggagtagctgtgaggggatagggtgaaggggacaggtagtgaggtgagagcacagtataagtgcaaaaACTTCTTGCTCagtaagaggggagaaagagctaaatttatggctatgtgggttgtggttgattgcgagtgtttgagggggtgagataatggaagtatgttgagagatgatttagtttcgaatggagtcaattttgttattgaagtggctggcaaagtcttgagctgacagagaagttgtattaggaggtggggatgGGCAGGGAAGAGTATTGaaaatggagaacagacgttttgggattgaagaaagagtagagataagagtagagaagtaatgttgcttatagagattaagggtagaatagtaggagttcaagacgaactaatgaagaaaatcagctgaactccgagattttctccagtgccgctcagcagtatgggaacatctgtgtaggtaccgtgtcagaggagtatgccggggctgaggatgagtgtgtgatttccgagatatggtaagaggggccagattgacaaggaccgatgtaagggtggaattatagtggcagaaagattggtcagggcaggaaaaggaggagatggatgagaggaaagGTTCGAGGGAATTATCAagctgttgctaatctaatgacaTAATACTtctatgaagtttggtgtgaggggtagaaggagggagagttgtagggagggatgagatgttgcaagtgaggagatgatggtcagaaagaggaaaaggagagtttgtgaagtttaaaatagtgcattgatagtccttaaagtgaatgtcaacttccaCGAATGAAagtcctgtttttaaaaatactattaaaaacagaggcactttcattcatgaaagtttacattgaagccgttcttttaaaatGCTTACCTTTAATTCCTACCAAGCGTGGAACAccagagcagcgattcccccgcctccAGATCgtctcttcttacatcagaaatgatgaatctggcttcctccccagagtaaacattgcctgaggccacgctgtgattggaggaagccggattcatcatttctgaagtaagaagagacgtCCTGGTGCGGAGG
This genomic window contains:
- the CRYGS gene encoding gamma-crystallin S, whose protein sequence is MQVEIKITFYEDKNFQGRHYECNGECPDFHTYLTGCNSVKVEGGPWVIYERPNYSGIMYVLTSGDYPNYQKWMGLNDRISSCKAIHVPAGAQYKIQIFDRNDFEGQMFECTEDCPAVMQKFHIREIHSCKVLDGVWVFYEHPNYKGRQYLIEKREFHKPAEWGAVCPGVQSLRRIVE